In one Brevibacillus choshinensis genomic region, the following are encoded:
- a CDS encoding SH3 domain-containing protein: MVITSYQKSLWVRNLFLVVMAVALVAVAWKISWSIKKIELYDQAFAYYEDDNLISAEQTFSQASEYSAISYGDVEWTAFMSGLTSIRLQLESLSRQAHAAIGDRQEEQVLEAYQHYQSFKQETLKQQDKQTTSFFQAISAHLAIEKAWSDYYLQALQQAKSQMQSPKDMGNESFIHTLVLIPDEFFGGKVEKQEELNNLFQRYETAKLRKLAVSLSFDDVITRTANSIKLYRQEGISAGWLQKQLEQYAKSEINQTIKQKDLPGFVAMAKAYRQIKDVLAEDSDVLAVIERHLESRIKQAEQYAKAHQFTRATELYQELGGLLDTSSLIAGVEERWTEYDPTRLLLVKYPDKTFLSVLTGNGHWGAKQYALGVDEKEHRLYLAAKMPDGANTVYIEQVLDIDTDFSVILSKLQDGKDNPVILVQTTGKERAYKYLGLIPHLSQSSLESRFIVEADDLSVEDTARVIVKNAVGKGENEIASFLMDDKGLEYEEKLIDPENGEPGDAATEVPPSIDVHAGPGENYEIIGQVSPDSSIQVVTDLNGWYQIQFDGKEGWIQAPQTSP, translated from the coding sequence ATGGTGATCACTTCCTATCAAAAATCGCTCTGGGTCCGTAATCTTTTCCTAGTAGTCATGGCGGTCGCACTGGTAGCAGTCGCATGGAAGATCAGCTGGAGTATCAAGAAAATCGAGCTGTATGACCAGGCTTTTGCGTATTACGAAGACGATAATCTGATCTCTGCTGAGCAAACCTTTTCACAGGCAAGCGAATATTCCGCAATCAGTTATGGGGACGTGGAGTGGACAGCCTTCATGTCAGGGTTAACCTCGATCCGTCTACAGCTAGAATCACTTTCCAGGCAAGCTCATGCTGCCATTGGAGACAGGCAAGAAGAGCAAGTGCTGGAAGCCTATCAACACTATCAGTCCTTCAAGCAGGAAACGTTGAAACAGCAAGATAAACAAACCACCTCCTTTTTTCAAGCGATATCTGCACATCTTGCCATAGAAAAGGCTTGGAGTGACTACTATCTACAAGCTCTGCAGCAAGCGAAGTCGCAGATGCAGTCCCCAAAAGATATGGGAAATGAGTCCTTTATCCATACGCTCGTCCTGATACCGGATGAGTTTTTTGGAGGAAAGGTAGAAAAGCAAGAAGAGCTGAACAATCTCTTTCAACGCTATGAAACGGCAAAGCTCCGTAAGCTGGCGGTCTCCCTTTCCTTTGACGATGTCATCACGCGTACGGCGAATAGCATCAAGCTGTACAGACAAGAAGGAATCTCGGCCGGTTGGCTGCAAAAACAGCTCGAACAGTACGCCAAAAGCGAAATCAATCAAACCATTAAGCAAAAGGATCTACCTGGCTTTGTCGCCATGGCAAAAGCTTATCGGCAGATTAAGGATGTACTCGCTGAGGACTCTGACGTTCTCGCTGTGATCGAACGCCATCTGGAGAGCCGAATCAAACAGGCGGAGCAGTATGCCAAGGCGCATCAATTCACAAGAGCCACGGAACTGTACCAAGAGCTCGGCGGATTGCTGGATACTTCCTCGTTGATCGCTGGAGTGGAGGAGCGCTGGACCGAGTATGATCCTACGCGTCTGTTACTGGTGAAATACCCGGACAAAACGTTCCTTTCTGTTCTAACTGGAAATGGCCACTGGGGAGCCAAGCAATATGCACTCGGCGTGGACGAAAAGGAGCATCGCCTCTACTTAGCAGCGAAAATGCCCGATGGCGCCAACACCGTGTATATCGAGCAAGTCTTGGATATCGACACGGACTTCAGCGTCATATTATCAAAACTGCAGGACGGAAAAGATAATCCCGTCATTCTCGTGCAGACCACCGGGAAAGAGCGGGCATACAAGTATCTGGGGCTGATCCCCCATCTATCCCAGTCTTCACTCGAATCGCGATTCATCGTCGAAGCAGACGATTTGTCCGTGGAGGATACAGCTCGAGTCATCGTAAAAAATGCTGTGGGCAAGGGAGAGAATGAGATCGCTTCGTTCCTGATGGACGACAAGGGATTGGAATATGAAGAGAAGCTGATTGATCCGGAAAATGGAGAACCAGGTGATGCTGCCACTGAAGTACCTCCATCGATAGATGTACATGCAGGTCCCGGCGAAAACTATGAAATCATCGGACAGGTATCACCAGACAGCTCCATCCAGGTCGTAACGGATCTGAACGGCTGGTACCAAATCCAGTTTGACGGAAAAGAAGGCTGGATTCAGGCTCCGCAGACCTCACCATAA
- a CDS encoding lipase/acyltransferase domain-containing protein has product MAYLHLQKTPIVFVPGLFGSMSDQIVPGTGDWNFGLAKTAYEPMILLLEGMGYRMGKELFVAFFDWRQPIAYSAEYLVQTIAWAKQVTGSNVVNLICHSMGGLVARAYVQSDTYQSDVAQMIILATPNAGSPVSYCYWSGGKLPSTVVHTKNVVELYMTVYLAYLERGLPRNKIEAIHRNFPSLLDLVPARVYGDFLLESRDGVEMFVPYDYLLIKNRVVDELNSQMDVIFARGIPVTLIAGIGQSTVHYLKTVPSISPVKWVDGRVVGAIHSKMGDGNVMMESVFALNGEKYVVEANHLDILTKSESILKYKLQ; this is encoded by the coding sequence ATGGCGTACCTTCACTTGCAAAAGACACCCATTGTTTTTGTTCCAGGCTTGTTTGGCTCGATGAGCGACCAAATCGTGCCCGGAACAGGGGATTGGAATTTTGGTCTGGCGAAAACAGCGTATGAGCCAATGATTCTCTTGCTGGAGGGTATGGGCTATCGGATGGGGAAAGAACTGTTTGTCGCCTTTTTTGATTGGAGACAACCCATTGCGTATTCGGCTGAATATCTCGTGCAGACGATCGCTTGGGCAAAGCAAGTCACTGGTTCTAACGTGGTGAATCTGATTTGCCATAGCATGGGAGGGCTCGTAGCGAGGGCGTATGTGCAAAGCGATACGTACCAAAGTGATGTAGCGCAGATGATTATTCTGGCTACTCCAAATGCGGGGTCGCCGGTAAGCTACTGCTATTGGTCGGGTGGCAAGCTGCCGTCCACAGTTGTCCATACAAAGAACGTAGTGGAGCTGTACATGACGGTGTATTTGGCGTATTTGGAACGGGGTCTTCCCCGCAACAAAATCGAGGCCATTCACAGGAATTTTCCCAGCCTGCTCGATCTTGTACCGGCAAGGGTGTATGGTGATTTTTTGCTGGAAAGCAGGGATGGGGTGGAGATGTTTGTTCCATACGATTATCTGCTCATTAAAAACCGGGTTGTAGATGAATTAAACAGCCAGATGGATGTGATTTTTGCTCGGGGGATTCCAGTCACTCTGATCGCGGGTATTGGTCAAAGCACTGTTCATTACTTGAAAACTGTACCGTCCATTTCCCCTGTGAAATGGGTCGACGGGCGAGTGGTAGGGGCAATTCACAGTAAGATGGGGGATGGAAACGTGATGATGGAGAGCGTATTTGCTCTGAACGGAGAGAAGTACGTGGTGGAAGCCAATCATCTCGATATTTTAACGAAAAGCGAATCCATCTTAAAATACAAGCTTCAGTAG
- a CDS encoding family 10 glycosylhydrolase, producing MKLRKWFTLLLMFVLCMPAMAWSVQAQSTPEIRIFLDGQQVKSDVAPYIMPKVNVTMVPLRVISESLGAEVYWDQTKQTATILKEDTVLSMTVNQTYALVNDSSVTLDASAQNKQGRVMVPLRFVSEQLGLQVNWDQATRTITLRTGGIAIDTPPEDVIEAPNPIPDPIPTPIPIPFPTTPVVTNDSLRGVWISTVYNLDWPSTGSYGNQAKQQQEYVQLLNEMQAMGMNTVFVQVRPSADALYPSSMVPWSKVMTGTQGKNPGYDPLAFMIMETHRRGMQFHAWFNPFRANTDAKTDQLAANHVVKLHPDWIVNSSNKLYINPGVPQARQQIIKEIMEVVQRYDIDGVHLDDYFYPSNGTFSDDAAYKAYNSKKIANKADWRRDNINQFVQQLNTSIKSVKPDVQFGISPFGVWRNKAVDPTGSDTKAGVTAYDNMYADVRTWVKQGWMDYVTPQIYWSLSFAPAQYDKLVTWWSDEVRGTNVKLYIGHSPYKLGTAEAGWQNAQEIINQLDYNTLHPEVQGSVFFSAKDLRKNPLGLIQALSSYYNR from the coding sequence ATGAAGTTGCGCAAGTGGTTTACGCTTTTGCTCATGTTCGTACTGTGCATGCCTGCCATGGCGTGGTCCGTGCAGGCACAGTCTACTCCTGAGATCCGCATCTTTTTGGACGGGCAGCAAGTCAAAAGTGACGTCGCGCCTTACATCATGCCAAAAGTAAACGTCACCATGGTTCCCCTGCGGGTGATCAGCGAAAGTCTGGGCGCTGAAGTTTACTGGGATCAAACCAAACAGACTGCGACGATTTTGAAAGAGGATACCGTGTTGTCCATGACGGTCAATCAAACGTATGCCTTGGTCAATGATAGCAGTGTGACATTGGATGCTTCCGCGCAAAACAAGCAAGGAAGGGTCATGGTTCCGCTTCGTTTCGTTTCCGAGCAGCTCGGTCTGCAGGTGAATTGGGACCAAGCTACACGTACCATTACGTTGCGAACCGGGGGAATCGCCATCGATACACCTCCTGAGGATGTGATCGAAGCACCGAATCCAATACCAGATCCCATTCCGACTCCGATCCCGATTCCATTCCCGACCACACCTGTCGTTACAAACGACTCCTTGCGCGGTGTCTGGATTTCGACTGTTTATAATCTCGACTGGCCATCTACCGGCTCTTATGGTAATCAAGCCAAACAACAGCAGGAGTATGTACAGCTTTTGAATGAAATGCAAGCCATGGGGATGAACACCGTATTTGTGCAGGTACGCCCTTCGGCAGATGCCCTGTATCCATCCTCGATGGTTCCGTGGTCCAAGGTCATGACCGGAACACAAGGGAAAAATCCGGGGTACGATCCACTCGCTTTCATGATTATGGAGACACATAGACGTGGCATGCAGTTCCACGCATGGTTTAATCCGTTTCGTGCGAACACGGATGCCAAGACCGATCAACTGGCGGCAAACCATGTGGTGAAGCTCCATCCGGATTGGATCGTCAATTCCAGCAACAAGCTCTACATCAATCCGGGAGTTCCGCAAGCACGCCAACAGATTATCAAAGAGATCATGGAAGTCGTACAACGATATGATATCGACGGTGTCCATCTGGATGACTACTTCTATCCTTCCAATGGCACCTTTAGTGACGACGCTGCTTACAAAGCGTACAACAGCAAAAAAATCGCGAACAAAGCGGACTGGCGCCGAGACAACATCAACCAGTTCGTGCAGCAGCTGAATACGTCGATCAAAAGCGTGAAGCCAGACGTACAATTCGGGATCAGTCCGTTCGGCGTATGGCGCAACAAAGCGGTCGATCCAACTGGCTCCGATACCAAAGCTGGCGTAACGGCGTACGACAACATGTATGCAGACGTACGTACCTGGGTCAAACAAGGCTGGATGGACTATGTGACTCCGCAAATCTACTGGAGCCTTTCCTTTGCACCTGCCCAGTACGACAAGCTCGTCACATGGTGGTCAGATGAAGTCCGTGGCACCAACGTCAAGCTCTACATTGGCCACTCCCCTTACAAGCTCGGGACGGCCGAAGCTGGTTGGCAAAATGCCCAGGAAATC